One window from the genome of Chthoniobacterales bacterium encodes:
- a CDS encoding M12 family metallo-peptidase, with product MPVTITSSQSLDRATKAHALAGRIDGVPLGRVAISVHGDAIYASIHGAQLGNFEIRRGPGGNIRVEKLTAASDLPCAADRASGSDTDSDTTVSSSTTPPSTSRTARAAPANVVEDIAIYFNDQARVSVGGAVGVPSDDADIRAKIQTSITDGNTALSDSNIAVTLRAVAVNPIDYDYPASEGMDRALAELRSTADGKIDEVHAYRDQVGADIVSLWIDSNVDGGLSNVNYQSTIGLRNAFNVVRAKNPTSTFVHEVGHNHGCRHLRDSYSSTPTSYYADSFAHYFLSSGAAFVTVVASTGDASRKSATRILRFSDPNLDYLGTPTGQEGTANNAATIRDTSILIADFRVAPETPSPTPTPSASPSPLPDESLPKADITPPKLTLRGRAQLQTHSARIILRGTASDDSGLDRVIYKVTGQEKFAIAKGTKQWKLTLRPRIGRTVVKIIAVDLSNLESSPVKVIILRTP from the coding sequence GTGCCCGTCACCATCACCTCCTCACAATCGCTCGACCGCGCCACGAAGGCGCACGCCCTCGCCGGCCGAATCGATGGAGTTCCGCTGGGACGCGTCGCCATCAGCGTGCACGGCGACGCGATTTACGCGTCGATCCACGGTGCGCAGCTGGGAAACTTCGAGATCCGCCGCGGTCCGGGAGGCAACATCCGGGTCGAGAAACTCACCGCCGCCAGCGACCTTCCATGCGCTGCCGATCGCGCGAGTGGTTCCGACACCGACTCCGACACCACCGTCTCATCGTCTACGACCCCGCCGAGCACCTCTCGCACTGCGCGCGCCGCTCCCGCAAATGTCGTCGAAGACATCGCCATCTATTTCAACGACCAGGCACGAGTCTCGGTAGGTGGCGCCGTCGGAGTTCCCTCCGACGACGCTGATATTCGCGCAAAGATCCAGACCTCCATCACAGACGGGAACACCGCGCTCTCCGATTCCAACATCGCGGTCACCCTTCGGGCCGTGGCCGTCAACCCGATCGACTATGACTACCCCGCAAGCGAAGGAATGGATCGCGCCCTCGCAGAACTCCGCAGCACCGCCGACGGGAAGATCGACGAGGTGCACGCCTACCGCGACCAGGTGGGGGCCGACATCGTTTCCTTGTGGATCGACAGCAACGTCGATGGCGGCCTTTCCAACGTCAACTACCAGTCCACCATTGGCCTCAGGAACGCATTCAACGTCGTTCGCGCGAAAAATCCCACCAGCACCTTCGTCCACGAAGTCGGCCACAATCACGGATGCCGCCATCTGCGCGACAGCTATTCTTCGACGCCCACATCCTACTACGCCGACTCTTTCGCCCACTATTTCCTCAGCAGCGGCGCCGCCTTCGTAACCGTTGTCGCCTCCACCGGCGACGCCTCCCGCAAGAGCGCGACCCGCATTCTGCGGTTCTCCGATCCCAATCTCGACTACCTCGGCACCCCCACCGGCCAGGAAGGCACCGCGAACAACGCCGCCACCATCCGGGATACGTCCATCCTCATCGCGGACTTCCGAGTCGCTCCCGAAACTCCATCCCCGACGCCCACTCCCAGCGCCAGCCCCAGCCCCCTCCCCGACGAATCGCTCCCCAAAGCTGACATCACTCCTCCCAAGCTCACTCTGAGAGGCCGCGCGCAGCTCCAGACCCACAGCGCTCGTATCATCCTCCGCGGAACCGCCAGTGACGACTCGGGCCTCGATCGCGTTATCTACAAGGTGACCGGCCAGGAGAAATTCGCCATCGCCAAGGGAACCAAACAATGGAAGCTCACCCTGCGGCCGCGAATTGGCCGCACTGTCGTGAAAATCATCGCGGTGGATCTTTCCAATCTGGAGTCTTCTCCCGTGAAGGTGATCATCCTTCGCACGCCTTAA